ACGCTTCGGCCTGACCATCCTGCTCATCGAACACCACATGGACGTGGTGATGGGGCTGTGCGACCGGATCCTGGTGCTCCACTTCGGGGCCTGTCTGGCCTGGGGGACCCCCGAAGAGGTGCGGAGCAACGAGCAGGTCCTGCGGGCCTACCTGGGAAAGGAGGGGCGCCCATGCTCTCCCTGCGGGGCCTGAACGTCCACTACGGCAAGATCCACGCCCTCCGGGACCTGTCCCTCTCCGTGGGGGAGGGGGAAGCGGTGTCGGTGGTGGGGGCCAACGGGGCGGGCAAGTCCACCCTCATGTGGACCCTGGCGGGGGTGCTGCGCCCCACCTCCGGGGAGATCCTCTTCGCCGGGGCTCCCCTGCCCTCCCGCCCCCACGAGGTGGTCCGATCGGGGCTTGCCCTGGTGCCGGAGCGTCGCCGCCTCTTCGCGGAGCTTTCGGTGGAGGAGAACCTGACCATGGGAGGATACCTGCGTCGGGATGCCGGGCTGGGGGAGGACCGGGAGCGGATGTTGGAGCTGTTCCCCATCCTGCGGCAGCGCCTCGCCCAGACCGCCGGGACCCTTTCGGGGGGGGAGCAGCAGATGCTGGCCATCGCCCGGGCCCTCATGGGGCGCCCCCGGATGCTGCTGCTGGACGAGCCCACCCTGGGACTGGCCCCCCTGATGGTGGATCAGGTGATGGAGACCCTGGACTCGGTGCGCCGGGGGGGGACGCCGCTGCTCCTGGTGGAGCAGAACGCCCAGAGGGCCCTGGAGCTGGCGGACCGGGCCTACGTCCTGGAGACGGGGTCGGTGGTGCGGGAGGGTCCTGCCCGGGATCTTCTGGACGACCCGGTGGTGCGCCGGGCCTACCTGGGAGATCTGGCCTGACGACCCTTCCGGGACGGGGGAAGGGGCAAACGCCGAGGGGGGCGGCCGCAGGCCGCCCCCCTCGGTCTTTCCTGGGTTCGCGCAGGTGGGGCTACCCCTTCGCCTTCCCCTGGTTGGCCACCGCCGCCGCGGCCGCCGCGACCGCCTCCGGGTCCCCCAGGTATCGGTGCCCCAGGGGGTGGAACCGGTCGTCCAGGTCGTAGAGGAGGGGGATCCCCGTGGGGATGTTCAGCTCCACGATGTCCTGATCCGAGACTCCGTCCAGGTACTTCACCAGGGCGCGGATGCTGTTGCCGTGGGCGGCCACCAGGACCCGCCGTCCCTGGGCCAGGGCGGGGACGATCTCCTGCTCCCAGTAGGGCACCACCCGGGCCACCGTGTCCTCCAGGCACTCCCCCAGGGGGACTACCTCCGGGGCCAGGTCGGCGTAGCGAGGATCCCGCAGGGGGTCCCGCTCCTCCCCCCGCTCCAGGAGGGGGGGCCGGACGGCGTAGCTGCGCCGCCAGATCTTCACCTGATCCTCCCCGTACTTCTCCGCGGTCTCCCCCTTGTTCAGCCCCTGGAGGCCTCCGTAGTGCCGCTCGTTGAGCCGCCAGGAGTGGCGCACGGGGATCCACATGAGGTCCATCTCGTCCAGGACGATCCAGAGGGTGCGGATGGCCCGGCGCAGCACGGAGGTGTAGGCCAGGTCGAAGACGAAGCCCTCCTCCCGCAGGAGCCGTCCCGCCGCGTGGGCCTCCTCCGTCCCCTTGGGTGAGAGGTCCACGTCGGTCCAGCCGGTGAAGCGGTTCTCCCTGTTCCAGAGGCTTTCTCCGTGGCGCACCAACACGATCTGGGGCATGTGCCCACCGCCCTTTCTTGGAGTGTGGGGTCTCTCTGTCGTCAGGGGACATGATAGCCCCAACTTCCGGAGGGGATCAACAACGGAGGGGAAAGGGGGGGTGTGCTATGCTTCTGCTAGTCCGAAGGGAGGAGTTTCATGAACTTCGATTTCGATCGTCCCGTTCTCCGAAAGGGAACGGGGTGCAAGAAGTGGGACCTGCTGGGAACCCTGTTCGGGGAGGAGGACCTGCTGGCCCTCTGGATCGCCGATACGGAGTTTCCCGCGCCTCTTCCGGTGCTGGAGGCGCTGCACCGGAGGGTGGACCACGGGGTCTTCGGCTACCCCGTTCGGGGCCGTTCGGTGCGGGAGGCCGTGGCGGCCTGGGAGCGGACCCGTCACGGTTGGGACGTGGACCCGGACTGGGTCTGCCACGCTCCCGGGGTGATGCCCGGGGTGGCGGTGGCCCTGGAGGCCCTCACCCGTCCCGGGGACGGGGTGGTGGTGCAGCCCCCGGTGTACCATCCCTTCCCCGCGGTGGTGGAGGCAAACGACAGGAAGCTTCTCTGGAACCCCCTGGTACGCCGGGAGGACCGTTACGTCATGGACCTGGAGGGGCTGGAAGGCCTCCTGGCCGGGGGAGCCCGGGCGGTGCTGCTGTGCAGCCCCCACAACCCCGTGGGCCGGGTGTGGACGAGGGAGGAGCTTTCCGCCCTGGCGGAGCTGTGCGGGCGGTACGACGCCCTGATCCTGTGCGACGAGATCCACCAGGACATCGTCTTCTCCGACGGGGGAGTCCACGTTCCCCTGGCCTCCCTGGGAAAGGAGGTGGCCCGCCGCACCGTCACCTTCGTGGCCCCCAGCAAGACCTTCAACCTGGCGGGATTCTACACCTCCGCCGTGGTGATCTCCGATCCGGAGCTGCGGCGGGCCTATGAGACCCGTCTGGGGGCGCTTTGCTTGGGCGGGGCGAACCAGCTGGGGCTGGTGGCTTTGGAGACGGCCTACCGGGAAGGCGGCCCCTGGCTGGATGCCCTGGTGCGCTACCTGGAGGAGAACCGAAACACCCTGGAGGCCTACCTGCGGGATCGTCTGCCGGGGGTGCGGATGGACCACCCCCAGGGCACCTTCGTCTTCTGGCTGGACTTCCGGGACTGGGAGGAGGATCCGGAGAAGCTGCAGGCCTTCCTGGTGAGGGAGGCCCGGGTGGCGCTGAACGACGGAGCCACCTTCGGTCCGGGCGGGGCGGGTTTCGCCCGCATCAACGTGGGGTGTCCCCGGACCATGCTCCTGGAGGGGCTGGAGCGGATCCGGGAGGCGGCGGTTCGGCGAGGCTGGGTGCGTCCCTGACCGTCTCCGGAAGGGGAGCGGGGAGGACGGGGCGACCCCTAAGGAATGGGGGAAGGAGAGGGGACGCATGGCGGGAGAACCGAGGCTCTACTGTCGATTCGACCTGGGAGGCACGGTCTACCAGGGATTGCTGCGGGGGAACATGGTGGACCTGGTGAAGGGGGACCCGGGGGGGAGCCTGGAGGACCTGCGGGTGAGCTATCCCCTGTCCCGGGTGCGGCTTCTGCCCCCCGTGGAGCCCCAGACCCTGTTCTGCATCGGCCGCAACTACGCGGACCACGCCAAGGAGCTGGGCAACGACGTGCCCGAGGAGCCCTTGGTGTTCCTCAAGGCCCGCTCTGCCCTGCTGCCTCCGGAAGGGTCCATCGAGATCCCCTCCTGGGTGGGGCGGGTGGACTACGAGGGGGAGCTGGGGGTGGTGATCCGCAAGCCCTGCCGCCGGGTGACGGAGGAGCAGGCTCTGGACTACGTGCTGGGCTACACCTGCTTCAACGACGTCACCGCCCGGGACCTGCAGCGCAAGGACGGCCAGTGGTCCCGGGCCAAGGGGTTCGACACCTTCGCTCCCCTGGGGCCGGTGCTCCTCCTGGCCAGGGAGATGTCCCCCCAGACCCGGGTGCGCACGGCCCTCAACGGCAAGGTGGTGCAGGACGGGCGGTTGGAGCAGCTCATCTTCCCGGTGCCGCGTCTCATCGCCCACCTCAGCCGCTTCGCCACCCTCATGCCCGGGGACGTGATCGCCACGGGAACCCCGGAGGGGGTGGGCCCCCTGACGCCGGGGGATCGAGTGGAGGTGCAGATCGACGGCATCGGCACCCTGTCCAACGTCTGCATCCCCGACGCCTGAACCCCGCTTGTCGGCCTAGGGTATACGGATTAGGATAGGCCCACCAAGGGCAAGGTCCCCTGGGCCTTCGGCCTTCGCCGGAGCCCGGGGGCACATCCAAAGGACATAAGGGGGATCATCGCCGATGAACGACCGTGTCTGGGTTGTGGTGGAGAGCCGCGAGGGAGAGATGGACGTCCACGTGTTCGAGCACGAGGCGGACGCGCGCAACTACAGCCAGGAGAGGCTCGGGGGAGAGGGGACCTGTTCCTGCTCCTGCGCCTGTCCGGATCTTCGGATTCTCCCCACCCAGCTGCACCGCCGGGAGGAGCTGGCGGAGGACGACGCGCCCTGGGGGGTGGAGATCCCCGGGGTGAACGCCACCTTCGTGGAGGGCCTCCTGGAGGAGATCGACTTCGAGTCCTCCCAGGGGTCCCCCAAGGACCTCAGCGAGGAGTTCTTCCGTGCCAAGGGGGACAAGCTCAAGAGGGAGGCGGCGGAGCTGGTGCACGACTTCGTGATGGACGAGCTTCGGGACTACCTGGAGCACGGCGCCGACGGCTGTTTCTGCCCCGAGGACTAGGACGGCATGTGCCGGGTCATCACCCCCGAGGGGGAGCACGACCACGTCCACGGCCCCACCTCCGATCCCCTGGAGATCGCCGAACTCCTGCGGGAGTGCCTTGCGGAGGAGCTGTCCCAGATGAGCGATCTGGTGGCCCGCTGGAACCTGGTGGAGGACCCCGGAGTTCGGCAGGCCCTGGCCCATGCGGTGGTGTGCAAGCGCCAGGGGCTGG
The sequence above is drawn from the Aminomonas paucivorans DSM 12260 genome and encodes:
- the gpmA gene encoding 2,3-diphosphoglycerate-dependent phosphoglycerate mutase; translation: MPQIVLVRHGESLWNRENRFTGWTDVDLSPKGTEEAHAAGRLLREEGFVFDLAYTSVLRRAIRTLWIVLDEMDLMWIPVRHSWRLNERHYGGLQGLNKGETAEKYGEDQVKIWRRSYAVRPPLLERGEERDPLRDPRYADLAPEVVPLGECLEDTVARVVPYWEQEIVPALAQGRRVLVAAHGNSIRALVKYLDGVSDQDIVELNIPTGIPLLYDLDDRFHPLGHRYLGDPEAVAAAAAAVANQGKAKG
- a CDS encoding ABC transporter ATP-binding protein; protein product: MLSLRGLNVHYGKIHALRDLSLSVGEGEAVSVVGANGAGKSTLMWTLAGVLRPTSGEILFAGAPLPSRPHEVVRSGLALVPERRRLFAELSVEENLTMGGYLRRDAGLGEDRERMLELFPILRQRLAQTAGTLSGGEQQMLAIARALMGRPRMLLLDEPTLGLAPLMVDQVMETLDSVRRGGTPLLLVEQNAQRALELADRAYVLETGSVVREGPARDLLDDPVVRRAYLGDLA
- a CDS encoding fumarylacetoacetate hydrolase family protein, whose product is MAGEPRLYCRFDLGGTVYQGLLRGNMVDLVKGDPGGSLEDLRVSYPLSRVRLLPPVEPQTLFCIGRNYADHAKELGNDVPEEPLVFLKARSALLPPEGSIEIPSWVGRVDYEGELGVVIRKPCRRVTEEQALDYVLGYTCFNDVTARDLQRKDGQWSRAKGFDTFAPLGPVLLLAREMSPQTRVRTALNGKVVQDGRLEQLIFPVPRLIAHLSRFATLMPGDVIATGTPEGVGPLTPGDRVEVQIDGIGTLSNVCIPDA
- a CDS encoding MalY/PatB family protein, encoding MNFDFDRPVLRKGTGCKKWDLLGTLFGEEDLLALWIADTEFPAPLPVLEALHRRVDHGVFGYPVRGRSVREAVAAWERTRHGWDVDPDWVCHAPGVMPGVAVALEALTRPGDGVVVQPPVYHPFPAVVEANDRKLLWNPLVRREDRYVMDLEGLEGLLAGGARAVLLCSPHNPVGRVWTREELSALAELCGRYDALILCDEIHQDIVFSDGGVHVPLASLGKEVARRTVTFVAPSKTFNLAGFYTSAVVISDPELRRAYETRLGALCLGGANQLGLVALETAYREGGPWLDALVRYLEENRNTLEAYLRDRLPGVRMDHPQGTFVFWLDFRDWEEDPEKLQAFLVREARVALNDGATFGPGGAGFARINVGCPRTMLLEGLERIREAAVRRGWVRP